In Anaerolineae bacterium, the genomic stretch AGAAAATAGCCTGGACCCGATAAATTTTAACGGCCAATTTTTATTTCGTGCTCAAAAAAGTGTCAACTAAATTGTGAACCATCCCTCTTATTTTATCCTATAATGCTCATTATTGCAAGGGTTTTTTAATAGTGGTTGCCTAATTGTGGTTTTTCGCTTATGATAGCGCCATGCTCAGATTGTCTCATTTTACTTTATTGGCGCTGCGCCATAGCGACAAACACTCGCTGCAAAGCCTGCTGCTCATTTTGGGGGTGGCCCTGGGCGTGGCCCTGATTGTGGGCATTGATATGGCCAACCAAAGCGCCCACCAGGCGTTTGTCCTATCTACAGGTAGTGTTACCAACCAGGCTACGCATCAAATTGTGGCCGGGTCTGGAGGATTACCGACCGCGCTTTATGAAGACCTGCGGCTGGAACTGGGTCTTAGAGATACGGCGCCGGTAGTGACCGGGCGGGTGCGCTTAAAAAACGCGCGCAATGCCTACCTGCAATTGTTGGGCATTGACCCGGCGGCCGAACTATCTATTGTGAATTATCTGGGGGAGCAGGATGATGGGGCTTCGCTGGCTGCCCTGGCTCATCTGCTGCTAACGCCTGATGGGGTGGCCCTGGCCCAATCGTTATGCGAGCAATATCAATTGGCCCTGGGTGATAACTTGACCGTGGTGATCAATGGCCAACACAAATATGTTAAGCTGGCGGCCATGCTGGAAACCAATGATGAGGTCAGCCGCCGGGCCTTAGCAGGCCTTATGATCAGCGATATCAGCACTGCCCAGGTGTTATTAGACAAAGTTGGCCGCATTGATTATATTGACCTGAAGCTTCCGGCCAAGGCAGACACGCAGCCCATTGTTGACCGCTTGCCGGCCAAAGCCCGCCTCCAGCCGGCCGAGTTACAGACCCAGGCCATCACCCAAATGGTAGAGTCCCTTGAGCTAAGTTTATCTATTGCCAGCCAATTGGTTCTGCTGGCCGGGATGTTTTTGATTTATAACACCATCAGTTTTTCGGTGGTGCAGCAGCGGCCGGTGTTAGGGGTTTTACGCTGCCTGGGCGTCACCCGGCGTGAAATTTTTGGCCTGGTGCTAACCGAGGCCCTGGTATTGGGAATAGCGGGCAGCATTATTGGGCTGGGCCTGGGCATTTTATTAGGGCGGACACTGGTGGGGGTGGTCGCCGGAACCATTGGCGAATTTTACCGCTTGACCGTGCAGAAAAGTTTATGGGGGTCGCCCTTAATCCTTTACAAAGGTATGGTGGCCGGTCTGGTGGCCAGTTTGTTGGCTGCTTTTATACCGGCCCTGGAGGCCACCACCATCCCCCCGCACAATGTTTTACAGCGCTCTCAGCAAGAGAGCCGGCTGCAAAGGCTCATGCCGGGCTTGACCGGAGGGGGGGCGTTGCTGCTGGCTGCCGGTTGGAGTTTATTATATTATCCCGGTAAATCATTGCTTCTGGGTTTTACGGCCATTTTTACCATTCTGGCCGGGTTTGTTCTTTTAACCCCCCTCTTTACCCAACTGTTCATGCGGCTGTTGCATCCCCTTACCCGTTGGAGTTTGGGCCTTATTGGCCGGATGGGGCCGCGTGATATTCTTCGGGCCTTGAGCCGCACCTCTATTGCCATTGCGGCCTTGATGCTGGTCATTTCCATCATTGTGGCCGTTGGCCTGGTGATTGACTCCTTTAGAGACTCCATTACGGTTTGGTTGGAGAATACCATCCGGGCCGACATCTACATTATGTCTATGGATCGCAATGCGCTTGATCCGTATTTGGTTGAAGAACTGGCCGCCATGCCGGGCGTGGTTCAGGTATCGCCGATCTGGGAAGCGACCGTAGTTTCGCCTGATTACGGTTTGGTCACTGTTCGCGCGGTTGATCCCCTGCCGGATGAAGATAAAATGCCCGTACTCTGGTCATTGGGCGATTACCGGGCCAATGCCGCCGCCCTGGCCGCGGGGGATGTGGTAGTGACGGAAGCTTTTGCCCGTTATCATCACTTACCGCTTGACCAACCTTCTGTACTCACGCTCAATACCGGGGATGGGCCGCATCCCTTCAGGGTTATCGGCATTATTTATGATTACCAGTCGCCGGGGGCGGGTCATATTTTGATGCGCCCTCACGTTTACCAAAACTACTGGCAAGATGCGCACATCTCCATCATCAGCCTTTATTTAACGCCTGATCTGGCCTCACAAACTGAGGAAGTTATTTATCGCTTGAAACAAAAACTATCAGAGCGGTATGCCCTGGTGATGTTCTCCGGCCACGCTATAAAAACGTCTATTCGTGAGGGCTTTGAACGTAGCTTTACCGTCACCTCTGCCCTCCGCCTGTTGGCGGTGGTGGTGGGCTTTTTTGGTATTTTAAGCACGCTGATGTCGTTGCAATTTGAACGGACGCGCGAATTAGGCATCCTGCGGGCTAACGGGATGAGTGTTTCCCAATTGTGGGGTAAAACTCTGCTGGAAACCGGACTGATGGGCCTGGCTGCCGGTCTGATGTCCATTCCGGTAGGCTCAATTTTCTCTTTCATCTTGGTACAGGTGGTCAACCAGCGTGTTTTGGGCTGGGTGGTTCAATTACGCCCCCACCTAACCACCTTTGGGCTGGCCCTGACCATGTCGTTGGCGGCGGCTCTGCTGGCCGGCATTTATCCTGCTTTCAGATTGAGTCGGATGAAAATTGCCGCCGCAATCAGAGAGGAGTAAAGGATGCGCCTGCTCGCCACCGTTGTTATCCTGATGCTTATATCTGGCCTGATTATTGTGGGTTTTATGCAACTAAAGGGGGATATCAAAATCACAGGCCGCGTGGCGGATTTTGACCTGGTTAAAGATGCCAGCCGTGCCTTTGACCCCATAGAGAGGCGACCTATTGTTTTTCCCGATGACCTGGCCGCTCATCCCAACCACCAAACCGACGGCTGGTTTTACAGCGGCCATTTAACGGATGAAATGGGGCATCAATACGGGGTGCAACTCACCTTTATCCGGTTTGGGGTCAGCCGGGGCTTGCGCGGGGGTATCTCGGAATGGACGGCCAACCAAATTTACTTTGCCTCCCTGAGCGTTACGGACGAGACCGGCCAAACCTTTAATTACGAGGAACGTTTTAGCCGGGGCAACGGCCGGTTGGCCGGAGCCGGCAGCAACCCTTACCGGGTATGGGTAGAAAATTGGTTTGTTCAAGAAGTGTCGCCGGGTAATGTGCAACTTAGGGCGGATAATGGAGAGATCGCCCTGGATTTGACTTTACAGCAGGTCAAACCGGCAGTCTGGCCGGACCAGGCCAGGGCAAATCTGCCGGGCCAGGCCATTGCCTACTATGCTTTAACCAACAACCAGGCTCAGGGCATAATTACTACGCCTCGGGGCGCTTTTCCCGTGACCGGTCAGGCCGGGCATATTCATGCGTGGGGCAATTTGAATTTTGGGCCAATTGCCGGTTGGGATCTGTTTTTTTTACAACTGGTGGATGGCCGAGAGATTATTTATCTTGATGTTCATCACAAAGAGGAACCTTTCAAAGACCCCGCCGAACCAATCCTACTGGTTGACAAACTATTATTGGTTGGCGCAGACGGCCAGGCTCAAACGCTTTCCCCAAACACCGTGGAACTAACCGGCCAATATCACTGGGAAAGCCCCCAGAGTAAAACAGAGTATCCCATAGAGTGGTCCCTGGCCATACCCAACCAAGCCATTAATTTAAAACTCAAACCCCTCTTAGTTGAACAGGAAGTCAACGGGTATCTCACCTACTGGCAAGGCGTAGTCGTCATTCAGGGCAGCCAAGAGGGTTATGGGTATCTCCAGATGACGGGGCAGAGCCACTGGTAGAGTATCAGGTTGATTGTAATCATAACCATCAATGAGAATCCTCCGGGATGCTCTTGGGAATGGGAATGTCTGCTAGGGGGGAAGTTGTGCAGTCATATCAAGGCTACCTTTTGGTATAGAATTTGGCTGTACTCTACCCTGCGCTGCCGGAAGAAGTAAGTAATTCTTGGCCGGGTTTGTTCTTTGCTTTATTTTTGTCCAATCACAATTTGGGAGGAATATCTAGAAACTCCCAAAGACTACCCACCTCTTTTTCACCCCGTCTCAATTTCTTTTCAAGCTCAATGAGTTCTCCATGGCAATCTGTACCGGGTTCATTGGCCGCCATGAGCCGATCAAAAGCTATTCGAGTTGGCTTATTATATCCCTCTGACGATAGATTATGGATGTGTTCGGTGTAGATGACCCGCAGGCCATTCCACAGGTCTTGAAGAGAAGTTTTCCAACCAACTTCATCATAACGAGCTTTTCGGAACTGCGGATCACAGATCAGGCTCAGAAATGTTTCAGCCCGTTCCGGTCGTTTTTTGGATGAACGCCAGACGGTTGCGCTGTAGCTGTAGTAGGCGTGATTGGCAAGGTAACGCCTAACGTATCTGGACATCGCCTTGGCTTGGTCAGGATTGGGGGTAGTTAATTGCTGCCAGGGCGTCTTAGTTAAGTCCCACCAATCGGCCATGCCGGTCCAATCACCTGCTTGTGGTTGAAATGCTTTTACAAAGAGTTCATGCGTAAGAGCAACGCTATTATTATTCCACGGATTCATCTTGCGCAGACGATATATCTTAAGCCTACCATGGTACAAAATAAGTTTGTTTTTATAATCCTTATACGGTTTAAAGAATGGTTGGATATCTTGCCGCACATCTGATAATTCTTCTTTGATTTGCTCAGGCTTAAGCCTATCGTCAAAGCTGGCCAGAATAGCCACATCTTCGACAGAGAGTGGTTCATAAGACACTGTTACCAAGTCTAACAGCCGGGTAGCCAGCTTGCCATGCTTTTTTTGTATGGCCTTAACCACGCTGTCAAAAAGGTTATACAATTCTGACCAGTTTTTAATTTTATCCGGGAGTGGGGGCATGTTGAAGGTAGAACTACCCTGGAGAGTGAGTCTTTCCTTCATTTTGCTAAACAAGATTAAGGGGTCATCCTGCTTTGCGATGGGTAAATCAGGTTTGCCATCCTGATGGTGATTGGTTAGCCAAAGAATATTTTCCCTAACTTCTTCTGGTATATCATCGTCTGTATCAGCCGTAATTAAGAAACGCGCCACATCATCCAGGTCACCGCGATGATCGAGTAGCATATCTAAAACATCATAATTGGGGCCAACCAAATCAACTCCGTCTATGATAATCACCGGCGGCTCAAAAGCTTCAACATCTTCATCAGCAAGTTCTCTTAACGGTTGAACAAAAAACTCCCGTATGGCATGTTTTACATTCCCCACCAAAAGGGGAAATCTTCCTTCAGGAAGGCGCTGCTTGTAGGCTTCACCATAATGTTTAATCAATTGACGCACCAGGGAATATCGCACAAAGGCCAAAGGGTCGTTAGTGCTAGAGGCTTCGGCCTGGCAAAAATGGTAAATCAGGGGCGGGGTTTTAGAGTCATTTTGCGTTTCAAGTTTCTTTATCAGTTTTGCAACTTGAGTGCTTTTGCCGCTGCCGGCCGGGCCGGTCATTAAGAACCAGTTTCGTTTAGGGGCATCAGGGGTTTGTCTTACCCAGGCATCTAATTCGTTTTGCCACTTTTTAGTATCCGGGTGAAGATTTGTGCAACTTCCTTTCTCTCTTATGAGTTCATCAAAACTATCTAACATATCGTGGTCAGTGCCAAATAACCGCTCTTCAGGGATCAGGATGCTATCAGGGCTATTTAGAAAAAGGCGCGGCAGACCAAAGCCTGCGTACCGACAATCACGTTTGGATTGAAATAGCGTGTTTCGTCCCGCAACCACTGCTTTTTCCAGGCCATCACCGGGTTGATTGGCCAGAGCCTGATAAAAACCGGCGGCAAACTCGGCAGCATCCCCGGGTTGAATCATATATGTAAATCCAACTACCACCGGCACACCCTTCAGGTGAAGTTGAACGCCAGTACTATCTGAATGTCCCGCGGCGGAGTTACAGCTAAACAAAATAACAGCTCGTATTGATGAAGGGGTTAACTCATTTGAGTTCAATGTCGCACCTTTGATATAAAGGGCATTACTGCCGCCATGACAAGTTAGATGCAGCACATGGTCGTTTTCTAAGGCGTCCTTTATTTTGGCGAATGTAGCGGGTAAAAATGTTGAGCCTTTCTTATCTTCTTCACACTCAATAATTGTTTCTAGCTTGTGTAATTCATTTTTAAATTTTTCAAATATTTTTTGTTCATCAGCTTTGTCATCTTTTTTTAACCAAGAAAGATATTTCATTTTAACTATTGGCGCATTGACCCGCGCGCAGGCTGACCCCTTATTGGTTAATTGATGCACAATTGAAATATCTTGATTAAGCCCTAATAGATTCTTATGAGGATCTCTTAGGGCATCAAGGGGTAAGTAAGCGTACTCCCAAGGGATTTCCATAAGTTGCTTTTCACCCTCAGGGTATATGAGGCGCAGGCGAACTTTTTTATTGGCTCTATATTTTTTCTTAAATATACCGCGAATACGCCCCGGCAAAAGTAATGTGGCAATGTGTTTGCCAAATTTGATGATGTCTTCTATGGGTATGTCATCATGTAATTTAAACACAGGAGGAACATACAACCTCCCAGAAATAGGCTCGGACTGATACTGTACCGACACTCTGTTGTTATCCCACGCCAACTGCAAATCAAACGTACAGTTGTAGTAATCATCATTCCTCATTGTCTGATGCCTCCCTCTAAATTTTCCGTATGGCGGTTATAGTTTGGTTAACTTGTTGGGTCATTTGCCAGACGATGGCCCCATACGTGGCAAACAATAAATTATCCCACATCTTGTGGTAAGACTCTGGTAAGTGTTTCTTTATTCCGGCAATAGCCTTTTCCAGGCAGTGACTGATGTCATTCATATCAGGTTGTCCTTCAAAACGGTCATACATGAATCTATAAGTATGTTGATTGATATAGAGCATCGCAATCATCTTACAAACTTCTAATTTGGCTTTCTCATTACCGGAACTGATAACCGTCTCCAACTCACCAACCTCTAATTTTTGCGCCAATATTGGCGCAAATTTTTTGGGGGATAACTCAGCCACTGCCAGCCAGCCAGTGATTGCATGCAAATGTTCTTTGATTTGCTCTCCCCACACCTGCTGGATAAGATTTAGGGCCTGTTGCACAAAGAATACTGTATTAGGATGAAAAACATCACTTTCCTTCAATTTTGAGGCCGAATCGTAACAGCTATTGAACCACTCTGTTGGCCCGGAATTTTCATCTTCTGCTATAAACTTGTTACATCGCATTAGAAAACTTTGCAAAAGAGGACGGGTTTCATTACCAATCTTAGCTTTTTGTTGAATATAGTAATAAACCGTATCGATTTTTAAGTCTTGAACAGCAATCCCCAGGCTTTCTTCTGAATATCTGTTTTGATACTCTGTTATCAACCCTTTAATCGGCTCTGTTTTTAATCCGCCAAACTGCTTTGTATTGCCTTCAAAAAACCATCCTTCCTCATCTTCCCCCGAGGTAAATGCCGGCACGTAGTGACCATACTTCAATATATCATTGCCGTTCTCATCTTTCTCTATGGTTTTATGAAAATTCGGCTTTTGAGTTGCCGCGGCAAGATAAACCAGGCAGTGATATAATTTAAACCACGTTTCGATTGCTGCTCTGATTTCCGGCTGCTTAATTTCTATGTAATTCTCCTTTTTATATTTTGCTTCAATTTCAAGTACCCTGAGTAATTCATTTTTTATCTCATCTGCCGAGCGAATATCATTTTCGTTCTCAACATTTGGCCCTACCGCTGCCGTTTCTCCATCCATCCCCGAATTTTTAGATGGCATTTTGAATACCTCCTAATTTAAATTAATAGTGTTAAGAAATAAGATTAAAATTGATGATTTATCCTTTTATCCCACCAGGTATACTTGTTCTGCAAGTCCACCTCCTTGTCATGCTATTGGATATTGTTGCAAAGTCATTTTTTGCTCGCCGTATCCACTTCTACCCTATTGACTCAAGCAATGCCTTAGTTGTTTGGTAAAGTTTGGCCTTTGGGTCCGGGTTCAGGAGCAAAATATCATGCAAAGCAGCCTGGGCTAACACAGGATTGTTTTGCTTTAAATAATTGTCGGCCATAATCCAGGCCGCTTCAACCGCTAAGGTTGCCATAATTGGAGCCTGT encodes the following:
- a CDS encoding ABC transporter permease, which translates into the protein MLRLSHFTLLALRHSDKHSLQSLLLILGVALGVALIVGIDMANQSAHQAFVLSTGSVTNQATHQIVAGSGGLPTALYEDLRLELGLRDTAPVVTGRVRLKNARNAYLQLLGIDPAAELSIVNYLGEQDDGASLAALAHLLLTPDGVALAQSLCEQYQLALGDNLTVVINGQHKYVKLAAMLETNDEVSRRALAGLMISDISTAQVLLDKVGRIDYIDLKLPAKADTQPIVDRLPAKARLQPAELQTQAITQMVESLELSLSIASQLVLLAGMFLIYNTISFSVVQQRPVLGVLRCLGVTRREIFGLVLTEALVLGIAGSIIGLGLGILLGRTLVGVVAGTIGEFYRLTVQKSLWGSPLILYKGMVAGLVASLLAAFIPALEATTIPPHNVLQRSQQESRLQRLMPGLTGGGALLLAAGWSLLYYPGKSLLLGFTAIFTILAGFVLLTPLFTQLFMRLLHPLTRWSLGLIGRMGPRDILRALSRTSIAIAALMLVISIIVAVGLVIDSFRDSITVWLENTIRADIYIMSMDRNALDPYLVEELAAMPGVVQVSPIWEATVVSPDYGLVTVRAVDPLPDEDKMPVLWSLGDYRANAAALAAGDVVVTEAFARYHHLPLDQPSVLTLNTGDGPHPFRVIGIIYDYQSPGAGHILMRPHVYQNYWQDAHISIISLYLTPDLASQTEEVIYRLKQKLSERYALVMFSGHAIKTSIREGFERSFTVTSALRLLAVVVGFFGILSTLMSLQFERTRELGILRANGMSVSQLWGKTLLETGLMGLAAGLMSIPVGSIFSFILVQVVNQRVLGWVVQLRPHLTTFGLALTMSLAAALLAGIYPAFRLSRMKIAAAIREE
- a CDS encoding CHAT domain-containing protein encodes the protein MRNDDYYNCTFDLQLAWDNNRVSVQYQSEPISGRLYVPPVFKLHDDIPIEDIIKFGKHIATLLLPGRIRGIFKKKYRANKKVRLRLIYPEGEKQLMEIPWEYAYLPLDALRDPHKNLLGLNQDISIVHQLTNKGSACARVNAPIVKMKYLSWLKKDDKADEQKIFEKFKNELHKLETIIECEEDKKGSTFLPATFAKIKDALENDHVLHLTCHGGSNALYIKGATLNSNELTPSSIRAVILFSCNSAAGHSDSTGVQLHLKGVPVVVGFTYMIQPGDAAEFAAGFYQALANQPGDGLEKAVVAGRNTLFQSKRDCRYAGFGLPRLFLNSPDSILIPEERLFGTDHDMLDSFDELIREKGSCTNLHPDTKKWQNELDAWVRQTPDAPKRNWFLMTGPAGSGKSTQVAKLIKKLETQNDSKTPPLIYHFCQAEASSTNDPLAFVRYSLVRQLIKHYGEAYKQRLPEGRFPLLVGNVKHAIREFFVQPLRELADEDVEAFEPPVIIIDGVDLVGPNYDVLDMLLDHRGDLDDVARFLITADTDDDIPEEVRENILWLTNHHQDGKPDLPIAKQDDPLILFSKMKERLTLQGSSTFNMPPLPDKIKNWSELYNLFDSVVKAIQKKHGKLATRLLDLVTVSYEPLSVEDVAILASFDDRLKPEQIKEELSDVRQDIQPFFKPYKDYKNKLILYHGRLKIYRLRKMNPWNNNSVALTHELFVKAFQPQAGDWTGMADWWDLTKTPWQQLTTPNPDQAKAMSRYVRRYLANHAYYSYSATVWRSSKKRPERAETFLSLICDPQFRKARYDEVGWKTSLQDLWNGLRVIYTEHIHNLSSEGYNKPTRIAFDRLMAANEPGTDCHGELIELEKKLRRGEKEVGSLWEFLDIPPKL